In Streptomyces sp. NBC_01231, the sequence CGTGGCTGTGGTGCTCAGTTGCTGGGTGGAGTCCCCTTGGTCTGTTCGCCTTCGGTATGTCGGATGCGCACCGTGCCGGCGTCCAAGTTCACCTGGAAAGGCGGGTCCTCCGCCGGTTTGACGTTCTTTCGCACGCGTTCTTGTTCCATGGCCCGTTTGACGGCCTGGGCCCCGGGGTCGCCCTCTTGGTGAGGTCGACACCGATCGATGACAGGCCCTTGGTTTTGCGCCGGTAGATTCAGCCCCGAGCCTCCATCGCCAGCAGAACGCGATCTGCCAGGAACACTGCGAAGCCCAGCGCAACAACTCCTCCCGCAACCAGCAACACGGTGCCCATGGATCAGCGACCGGACCTCAGGCGATTGACCCAGCGGCCAAGGCCCCGACGTGAGCGGCGGGGGCGCGGCTGACGTGGTCGACGGTTCTCTGCGCCGGTTTGGCCGGCTTCGCCGGGTCTGCGCCCCCAGTGATCGTCCGGTGACAGGATCGGCGCCTTGCGTTCTGCCTGGGCTCGGATCTCCACGTGAGATTCGTGAGCGGTGATGCGGAACGCCTCTTCGTAGGAGGCCAGGGCGGCGCTCATGGCCCCGCCCGCAAGGCCCCGACGACGAATACGCGCGGCCAGCCACGCAAAGAAGCCCAGGACAGCGGTGAGGCCGCCGATCAAGATCAGGAACGGTAAGAGCGCACCCATGGATACGAGCCTACTGGCCGACTGTGATGCTCGGTGGCCAACTCCTCGGTCACAGTTTCCGAGTCAGGCTCGACGGGAGTTGGTGGGGAGCGATGCCGAAGCGTTGTGCCGCCTCGGTTGGCAATCGTGGGTGGTATCGCCAGTGCGGTGAGGCAAAAGGCTGGTGAGAATGACGACTTCGGGATAGGTGGACAGTTCGATCCGGGCTTCGGAGGGGCGGTGGGGGTCACCGAACGGGTCCTCGCCCAGTACGTCGAGTCGGCGGTTCCAACGCTGCCGAAGCGGCGGGCTGCTGACCTCGTTGGTGAGGCACTTGATCAGGCGGTCGCGGGCGTCGAGGTAGGCCAGTGCGGTGGAGGTGTGGGTGCCGTGGCGGAGGGTCCGCTGGTGTTGGCGGTTGGCCCGGAGAACTTCGGGCAGTCGAGTGAGGCTGCGCTGCTCGTCTCCGAGGAGCCAGCGGTGATGCTGGTGGCAGACACCTTCGTGGTGAGGAGTGCTGCGGACAACGAGGCCGCGGATGTGGCGGCGGGCCATGCAGAGGCGGCAGGCCGGGCGGCGTCGCGGTTCGATGACCTCCTCGGTGGCGGACAGCGGCAACCGCCGGATCGGGTCGCCGATTGTGCCGAGCGGAGGCATCGCGTGGATCAGGGAGGCCGGGCTCCGG encodes:
- a CDS encoding TniQ family protein, which codes for MTTRLRALPLTPPPVHGETIGSYLNRLADANHLTIGHFSSLIGPSRQHRRDDNRVGYWTPAGLLRLSALTSRSPASLIHAMPPLGTIGDPIRRLPLSATEEVIEPRRRPACRLCMARRHIRGLVVRSTPHHEGVCHQHHRWLLGDEQRSLTRLPEVLRANRQHQRTLRHGTHTSTALAYLDARDRLIKCLTNEVSSPPLRQRWNRRLDVLGEDPFGDPHRPSEARIELSTYPEVVILTSLLPHRTGDTTHDCQPRRHNASASLPTNSRRA